In Magnetospirillum sp. 15-1, the sequence CCGGTGCCTGGAGGTTGTCTCCAAGATGTTCAATCTGGCTGAGATGTGGGGCCTGCGCGCCGACGGTAGCAACCCGCGGCGGCACATCCGCAAATACCCCGAAGAGAAACGCGAGCGGTTCCTGAGCGTCGCCGAGATCAAGCGAGTCGGCGAGGTGCTGGTCGAGATGGAAACCGAGAACGTCGAACTGCCCTCGGCCATCGCGGCAATACGGTTGCTGATGCTTACCGGCTGCCGACTGGGGGAAATCATGACGCTGAAATGGGCCTATGTCGATGCCGACGCCCCTGCCCTGCGCCTCCCCGATTCCAAGACCGGCGCCAAGATCGTCCATCTCGGCAAAGCCGCCCTCGATATATTGGTGGCCATCCCGAAGCTCGACGGCAATCCCTGGGTCATCACCGGCAACAAGGATGGCGGCCGCCTCACCGACCTCCAGCCCTTCTGGCAGCGGCTGCGGAATCGGGCTGGCATCAAGGATGTCCGCATCCATGACCTCCGCCATTCCTTCGCCTCGACGGCGGTTGCCGCCGGCCAGAGCCTGCCGATGATCGGCAAATTGCTGGGCCACACCCAGGTACAGACAACGGCCCGCTACGCCCATCTCGCCGCCGATCCGGTGCGGGCGGCCGCGGATCAGATATCGGGTGGAATAGCCACAATACTCGGCGTGGCCGTGGTAACGCCATCAGCCGCGGCCGAGTGATTTTTTGCTGCCAAATTGCGAAAAATGGCACTTTCTCGATCCCCACCAATACG encodes:
- a CDS encoding site-specific integrase; translation: STAKEYRRNLTRFILPALGRLRVEEVTRADIAKFHHGLRHIPYQANRCLEVVSKMFNLAEMWGLRADGSNPRRHIRKYPEEKRERFLSVAEIKRVGEVLVEMETENVELPSAIAAIRLLMLTGCRLGEIMTLKWAYVDADAPALRLPDSKTGAKIVHLGKAALDILVAIPKLDGNPWVITGNKDGGRLTDLQPFWQRLRNRAGIKDVRIHDLRHSFASTAVAAGQSLPMIGKLLGHTQVQTTARYAHLAADPVRAAADQISGGIATILGVAVVTPSAAAE